One part of the Bdellovibrio bacteriovorus genome encodes these proteins:
- the udk gene encoding uridine kinase produces the protein MSRPHIIGVAGGSGSGKTYFAKELQKMLGSENCSILYQDNYYIDQSARFDGDGGSVNFDHPQALDFTLLARGLQTLKMGQPLHVPIYDFVTHSRKSETLLERPKRVIIVDGILILHSQEVRAELDEAVFFDTPEDLRFQRRLHRDVHERGRTPEGVKKQFELQVRPMHDEFVEPSKRHAQTIVTDCGDYHAVLSRISQRLQNTLPVR, from the coding sequence ATGAGTCGTCCCCATATTATCGGAGTCGCTGGCGGCAGCGGCTCGGGCAAAACATACTTCGCCAAAGAACTGCAAAAGATGCTGGGATCTGAAAACTGCAGCATCCTTTATCAGGACAACTACTATATTGACCAGTCTGCACGTTTTGATGGTGATGGGGGCTCGGTGAACTTTGATCATCCCCAGGCTTTGGATTTCACCCTGCTGGCTCGGGGGCTTCAGACCCTTAAAATGGGCCAGCCTCTGCATGTCCCGATATATGACTTTGTCACCCATTCCCGCAAAAGCGAAACCCTGCTGGAACGGCCCAAACGGGTCATCATTGTCGATGGCATTTTGATTCTGCATTCGCAGGAAGTGCGGGCCGAGCTGGACGAAGCCGTCTTTTTTGACACGCCAGAGGACCTGCGTTTTCAGCGTCGTCTGCACCGCGACGTCCATGAGCGCGGCCGCACCCCCGAAGGCGTGAAAAAGCAATTTGAACTTCAGGTCCGCCCTATGCATGACGAGTTTGTAGAGCCATCCAAAAGACACGCCCAAACTATTGTGACAGACTGCGGGGATTATCACGCAGTACTTTCAAGGATTTCACAACGTCTGCAAAACACCCTGCCCGTGCGTTAA
- a CDS encoding CoA-acylating methylmalonate-semialdehyde dehydrogenase produces the protein MSVKIPTTPIPCQNFVSGKFQKGSGPAMEVVSPYNGQIIGGLHASTAKDIDLAVQEAHAAQKTWADVPLKERTKIMFNFRHILMRDLDEIAHLKSSESGKTFAEGKAGLMKGIEVLEYALSLQNMDLGGKMEVSRGVSCEFRREPLGVIANITPFNFPAMVPMWTIPIALTLGNAYIWKPSEKTPLTSMKIAAALQEAGLPDGLFQVLHGGKDTVEAIIDHPQVKAVGFVGSTKVAQQVYQRGTALGKRVLALGGAKNHIVLLPDANPELTGAGISDSFTGCAGQRCMAAAVVLAVGDVDHHIQKIIQRAQSLVLGKDMGAIITKSQVQFLKDAITRAEKEGAKILLDGRNTPAPAGLDHGHWIGPTIMDNVAPNSEAATLEFFGPVLSIIRCRDITHAMQIENSNPYGNACSVFTSSGSLAEKVIRQASTGMVGVNVGVPVPREPFSFGGVNASKFGHGDITGEQSLDFWSNTKKVTMKWEKQDDSNWMS, from the coding sequence ATGAGCGTAAAAATTCCGACCACTCCCATCCCCTGCCAAAATTTTGTCAGCGGAAAATTCCAAAAAGGTTCCGGCCCGGCGATGGAGGTTGTCAGTCCTTATAATGGACAAATCATCGGTGGCCTTCATGCCTCCACCGCCAAAGACATCGATCTGGCTGTCCAGGAAGCTCATGCGGCCCAAAAAACCTGGGCCGATGTGCCTTTGAAAGAACGCACCAAAATCATGTTCAACTTCCGTCACATCCTGATGCGCGATCTGGATGAAATTGCCCACTTAAAAAGTTCTGAATCTGGAAAAACCTTTGCTGAAGGCAAAGCCGGCCTGATGAAGGGCATCGAAGTTCTGGAGTACGCCCTGTCCCTGCAAAACATGGATCTGGGTGGAAAAATGGAAGTCTCGCGCGGAGTCAGTTGTGAATTCCGCCGCGAACCTTTGGGAGTCATCGCAAATATCACGCCCTTCAACTTCCCGGCAATGGTTCCCATGTGGACGATCCCTATCGCTCTGACTTTGGGAAATGCCTATATCTGGAAACCTTCTGAAAAGACGCCGTTGACATCGATGAAAATCGCCGCGGCCCTTCAGGAAGCCGGGCTGCCGGATGGATTGTTCCAGGTTCTGCACGGAGGCAAAGACACCGTTGAAGCGATCATTGATCATCCTCAGGTCAAAGCTGTGGGCTTTGTGGGTTCCACCAAAGTGGCCCAGCAAGTTTATCAGCGTGGCACTGCTTTGGGAAAACGGGTCCTGGCATTGGGGGGCGCTAAAAACCATATCGTCCTTTTGCCGGACGCAAATCCTGAACTGACCGGAGCTGGCATCAGTGATTCATTCACTGGCTGTGCCGGTCAGCGCTGCATGGCTGCGGCGGTGGTTTTGGCCGTCGGCGACGTCGATCATCATATTCAAAAAATCATTCAGCGCGCCCAGTCCCTGGTTCTTGGAAAAGACATGGGGGCCATCATCACGAAATCGCAAGTGCAATTTTTGAAAGACGCCATCACCCGCGCCGAAAAAGAAGGCGCCAAAATTTTACTGGATGGTCGAAACACTCCGGCGCCGGCGGGCCTGGATCACGGTCACTGGATAGGTCCCACCATCATGGACAATGTCGCACCGAACAGCGAAGCCGCGACACTGGAGTTCTTCGGTCCGGTTCTAAGCATCATCCGCTGCCGCGACATCACTCACGCCATGCAAATTGAGAACAGCAATCCCTATGGCAACGCCTGCTCGGTGTTCACTTCCAGTGGCAGCCTGGCTGAAAAAGTCATTCGTCAGGCCTCCACGGGCATGGTCGGCGTGAACGTCGGAGTTCCGGTGCCGCGCGAGCCGTTTTCTTTCGGCGGCGTGAATGCTTCCAAGTTTGGTCATGGCGACATCACCGGCGAGCAGTCCCTGGATTTCTGGTCCAACACCAAAAAAGTAACAATGAAATGGGAAAAACAAGACGACAGCAACTGGATGTCTTAA
- a CDS encoding S1 family peptidase translates to MSPALFLRSSAVLLSLSLLSACGGSGGGSDLKVEPSNCEVSGKSFGIVNGQTLASGNELSSSTVMVIHLNYKEETSICTGTLVAKDKVLTAAHCISRWGGKTAIAFSNNVGCVSSAPKRTLRIVTDTAVPDAYSYWNKTDFNNASTDLAVLKFSGSIPEGYKIRELPQKSYSVAPTDRLVMTGYGTTTEKGEDSGTLRFTSTPSSNVLGTSFYLALVGKSVSVPKTIIVDQANTGVCTGDSGGPLYNQVGSDLTLVGITSMGVDNRATDEKKVRVCHGVALFTDVREHLDWINDQINKL, encoded by the coding sequence ATGTCCCCTGCTCTATTCCTTCGTTCCTCTGCTGTTCTTCTTTCTCTTTCTCTTCTTAGTGCATGTGGCGGCTCTGGCGGCGGCAGCGACCTGAAGGTCGAACCTTCGAACTGTGAAGTATCCGGGAAATCCTTTGGTATTGTGAACGGCCAAACTCTGGCTTCCGGGAATGAGCTGAGCTCTTCCACGGTCATGGTTATCCATTTGAATTATAAAGAAGAGACCAGCATCTGCACCGGAACCCTGGTCGCCAAAGATAAAGTTCTGACGGCGGCTCACTGCATCTCCCGCTGGGGCGGCAAGACGGCCATCGCTTTCTCCAATAACGTGGGCTGCGTTTCTTCGGCTCCGAAAAGAACTTTGCGTATCGTGACCGACACGGCCGTGCCTGATGCTTATTCTTATTGGAACAAAACAGACTTTAACAACGCCTCGACAGATCTGGCCGTGTTGAAGTTCTCTGGCAGCATCCCTGAAGGTTATAAAATTCGCGAACTGCCGCAAAAATCCTATAGTGTGGCACCCACGGACCGTCTGGTTATGACGGGCTATGGAACCACCACGGAAAAAGGCGAAGACTCTGGAACTTTGCGCTTCACCTCCACACCTTCCTCCAATGTTCTGGGTACCAGCTTCTATCTGGCTTTGGTGGGCAAATCAGTTTCCGTTCCAAAAACCATCATCGTCGACCAGGCTAACACGGGCGTTTGCACGGGTGACTCGGGCGGTCCGCTTTATAATCAAGTCGGTTCCGACCTGACTCTGGTGGGTATCACTTCCATGGGTGTCGACAACCGCGCGACCGATGAAAAGAAAGTGCGCGTCTGCCACGGTGTTGCCCTGTTCACGGACGTTCGCGAACACCTGGATTGGATCAACGATCAAATCAATAAGCTTTAA
- the upp gene encoding uracil phosphoribosyltransferase, with protein sequence MNSKVKVIDHPLLRHKLGYLRDKNTYSQDFREIVKEISKVLVYEAMRDWQHMEKIAIETPIAKTEAQRIVRAPVVVSIMRAGNGMLDGALSMLPFASTGFIGIYRDKFIQNTVEYYFKMPQDIKGKDVLLCDPLIATADTMIAAIDRLKNYGVGQIKVISILTSQTGLDKVHHYHPDVEVYTVNIEHEMNEMGYLVPGLGDAGDRLFQTK encoded by the coding sequence GTGAATTCAAAAGTCAAAGTCATCGACCATCCCCTGCTTCGTCACAAGCTGGGTTACCTGCGCGACAAGAACACGTACTCTCAGGACTTCCGCGAAATCGTCAAAGAAATCTCGAAGGTTCTGGTTTACGAGGCCATGCGCGACTGGCAGCACATGGAAAAGATCGCCATTGAAACCCCGATCGCCAAAACAGAAGCCCAGCGCATTGTGCGTGCCCCCGTAGTGGTCTCCATCATGCGCGCAGGAAACGGCATGCTGGATGGTGCCCTGTCCATGCTGCCTTTTGCAAGCACCGGGTTCATCGGCATTTATCGTGACAAGTTCATTCAAAACACCGTGGAATACTATTTCAAAATGCCTCAGGACATCAAAGGCAAGGACGTGCTTTTGTGTGATCCATTGATCGCCACGGCCGACACGATGATTGCCGCCATTGACCGCCTGAAAAACTATGGCGTGGGTCAGATCAAGGTCATCAGCATTCTGACCAGCCAGACTGGTCTGGACAAAGTTCACCACTATCACCCGGATGTAGAAGTCTATACCGTTAACATTGAACATGAGATGAACGAAATGGGCTATCTGGTGCCGGGCCTCGGTGATGCCGGAGACCGTCTGTTCCAAACCAAGTAG
- a CDS encoding URC4/urg3 family protein produces MNNSHTYSAQDLDFLLSPLAIRQSAEKILELTKSGQTHFHYHDDQFEPVVDYVIEVIRQNYPALEIPFHSRWGHFRAGGIDRIKILQEQIQKFDSLEKARIKLDLVITSVLLDAGAGNVWSFHEQSTQKDFARSEGLGVASFYLFMEGALSDDADKPLQATAKGLQHLTVQKLSEVFQVSAQNPLVGVEGRLSLLRNLGKTISEKKDLFPGGRPGSLVDYLHLRYGKKITGPQLLRAVLDGLGEIWPGRVKVAGVNLGDMWNYSKVPGGLAAFHKLSQWMTYSLIEPLLEAGFEVIEVEKLTGLAEYRNGGLLLDRGLISLKDPGLAEKSHRPDSELIIEWRGLTVSLLDRIGQQVQSKLKKSPSEFPLAKVLEGGTWWAGRKAAKALRADSSPPLKIESDGTVF; encoded by the coding sequence ATGAATAACTCACACACCTACTCTGCCCAGGATCTGGATTTTCTGCTGTCGCCTTTGGCCATCCGCCAAAGTGCGGAAAAAATTCTGGAACTGACCAAATCCGGTCAGACGCATTTCCACTATCATGACGATCAGTTCGAACCGGTGGTGGACTATGTGATTGAAGTCATCCGCCAAAATTATCCGGCCCTGGAAATTCCGTTTCACTCGCGCTGGGGGCACTTCCGCGCCGGGGGCATTGATCGCATAAAAATCCTGCAGGAGCAGATTCAAAAATTTGACTCTTTGGAAAAAGCCCGCATCAAGCTGGATCTGGTGATCACCTCCGTGCTGCTGGATGCCGGCGCCGGAAATGTCTGGTCTTTCCATGAACAGAGCACCCAAAAGGATTTTGCCCGCTCTGAAGGCCTGGGAGTCGCGAGCTTTTATCTTTTCATGGAAGGCGCGCTTTCTGATGACGCCGACAAGCCTTTGCAGGCCACCGCAAAGGGTTTGCAACACCTGACCGTTCAAAAGCTTTCCGAGGTCTTCCAGGTGAGTGCCCAAAATCCTTTGGTGGGAGTCGAGGGTCGACTGTCCCTGCTTCGCAATCTGGGTAAAACCATCAGCGAGAAAAAGGACCTGTTCCCGGGGGGCCGTCCCGGCAGTCTGGTGGACTATCTGCACTTGCGATATGGAAAAAAAATCACCGGACCGCAGTTGCTGCGCGCGGTACTTGATGGCCTGGGTGAAATCTGGCCCGGTCGCGTGAAAGTCGCGGGTGTCAATCTGGGGGATATGTGGAACTATTCCAAAGTTCCCGGAGGCCTTGCAGCCTTCCACAAGTTGTCCCAGTGGATGACCTATTCTTTGATTGAGCCCCTGTTGGAAGCAGGCTTTGAAGTCATCGAGGTCGAAAAACTGACCGGCCTCGCGGAATATCGCAACGGCGGCCTGCTGCTGGATCGCGGTCTGATTTCTTTAAAAGACCCGGGCCTGGCCGAAAAAAGCCATCGTCCGGATTCAGAACTGATCATCGAATGGCGCGGTTTGACCGTGTCTTTGCTGGATCGAATCGGCCAGCAGGTTCAAAGCAAGCTGAAAAAATCCCCGTCTGAATTCCCGCTGGCCAAAGTTCTGGAAGGCGGCACCTGGTGGGCGGGTCGCAAGGCCGCAAAAGCCCTGCGTGCAGACAGTTCTCCGCCGCTGAAAATTGAAAGCGACGGCACGGTTTTCTAA
- a CDS encoding GTP cyclohydrolase II — MKRSAHVILTSHSSQVFKDSLPIHWGVKNPMQRGPVIGSLTDVKQRNAIGTHSGSYAVYRALSIAQGSYSTTHKPDLHNTDSPVRMGPFPSWSDPDKIVSIDPWGLDIPIHFKDLYEAGYDIRPTIAVTQAHLQIPEIHQAIDAGRLKVDGKIILESKDIKVTKVAFEPVWYLPGIAKRLNVDEGDLRKILFQETGGMFPELVTRPDLKVMLPPIGSTTVYIFGNPQDLSNEKVELTCRVHDECNGSDVFGSDICTCRPYLIYGIEDAARTAQRGGVGLIAYYRKEGRALGEVTKFLVYNARKRQVGGDSASTYFHRTECVAGVEDARFQELMPDILHFFGITKIHNLHSMSNMKYNAIVKSGIEVVNRISIPAELIPADAQVEIEAKKAAGYFNPGETKTAKELETVLGRPIDE; from the coding sequence ATGAAAAGATCAGCCCACGTTATTCTGACCTCTCACTCAAGCCAGGTGTTCAAGGACAGCCTGCCGATTCACTGGGGTGTCAAAAACCCCATGCAGCGCGGTCCGGTCATTGGTTCTTTAACCGATGTAAAACAAAGAAATGCCATCGGAACTCACAGCGGATCCTATGCTGTCTATCGTGCGCTTTCCATTGCCCAAGGGTCTTATTCCACCACCCACAAACCCGATCTGCACAACACCGACAGTCCGGTGCGCATGGGGCCGTTCCCGTCCTGGTCAGACCCGGACAAAATCGTGTCCATCGATCCCTGGGGCTTGGATATTCCAATTCACTTCAAAGATCTTTATGAAGCGGGCTATGACATCCGCCCTACGATCGCAGTGACCCAGGCGCATCTGCAAATTCCTGAAATCCATCAGGCCATCGATGCAGGTCGCCTGAAAGTTGACGGAAAAATCATTTTGGAAAGCAAAGACATCAAAGTCACCAAGGTGGCTTTTGAACCCGTGTGGTACCTGCCCGGCATTGCCAAACGTCTGAATGTCGACGAAGGCGATTTGCGCAAGATCCTGTTTCAGGAAACCGGCGGTATGTTCCCGGAACTGGTGACCCGCCCTGATTTGAAGGTGATGTTACCACCTATTGGCAGCACCACCGTTTACATTTTCGGAAACCCGCAGGATCTGTCGAACGAAAAAGTCGAGCTGACTTGCCGGGTGCATGACGAATGCAATGGCTCGGACGTGTTTGGTTCAGACATCTGCACCTGCCGACCTTATCTGATCTACGGCATTGAAGATGCCGCACGCACCGCCCAGCGCGGTGGCGTGGGATTGATCGCCTACTATCGCAAAGAGGGCCGGGCCTTGGGTGAAGTCACCAAGTTCCTGGTTTACAATGCCCGAAAACGTCAGGTGGGAGGCGATTCCGCATCGACTTACTTCCACCGCACGGAGTGTGTGGCCGGGGTCGAAGATGCCAGATTCCAGGAACTGATGCCGGACATTTTGCATTTCTTTGGCATCACCAAAATCCACAACCTGCACTCGATGAGCAACATGAAATACAACGCCATCGTCAAAAGCGGCATCGAAGTCGTGAACCGCATTTCTATCCCTGCGGAACTGATCCCAGCCGATGCGCAGGTTGAAATCGAAGCAAAAAAAGCCGCCGGCTATTTCAATCCGGGCGAAACCAAAACCGCCAAGGAACTGGAAACAGTTCTGGGGAGACCCATCGATGAATAA
- a CDS encoding PAS domain-containing hybrid sensor histidine kinase/response regulator, whose translation MKLADWFRSKAARFFLSESEKTLLDRFEISEQRTRTILDSAYNAFIGMDSQGLITDWNRQAEKTFGWKRTEALGKELSEIVIPHKYREAHKKGLAHYIATGEGPVLNKRMEITALHRDGHEIPVEMTIFPFEYNGKHLFGSFLHDISERKASEAKVRTLYQDLEQRVQERTQELALANKQLKEEAASRQRLYEQAQTANRLKDEFLATVSHELRTPLNVILGHSDILKDPATIPEEAQASINAIHRNAQIQVQIISDLLDVSRIISGRLQLHVKPIEIESVVEAAYESVQIAAKSKNIKVRVEGPERIKAVGGDPERLQQVLWNLLSNAIKFTPKGGNITVRLSNVESRVQIDIIDNGKGIDPDFLPYVFERFRQEDATTTRRYGGLGLGLAIVRHIVEGHGGTVSASSAGPNQGAKFTVTLPVLAAQLHEGFTTSHFGYENFVETNPEHPKTLDEVRIMIVDDDADTRNLLSIVLKKAGANVVTADSAQKAFDLYQVFNPQILLSDISMPDVDGYSLLKMIRTLPNTENLWAVALTAHARPEEHERALAAGFHVHIAKPVQTSELINTISDLLTSGDKNSSLQDRTL comes from the coding sequence ATGAAACTTGCTGATTGGTTTCGCAGTAAAGCCGCCCGCTTCTTCCTGTCGGAGTCTGAAAAGACTTTGCTGGATCGGTTCGAAATCAGCGAACAACGGACACGGACCATCTTGGATTCAGCCTACAACGCCTTTATTGGCATGGACAGCCAGGGGCTGATTACCGACTGGAACCGTCAGGCGGAAAAAACCTTCGGCTGGAAACGCACTGAAGCCCTGGGAAAAGAACTTTCTGAAATCGTCATTCCGCACAAGTACCGTGAAGCACACAAAAAAGGCCTGGCGCACTATATTGCCACGGGGGAAGGGCCGGTGCTGAACAAGCGGATGGAAATCACCGCTCTTCATCGTGACGGCCACGAAATCCCGGTCGAGATGACCATCTTTCCGTTTGAATACAACGGCAAGCATCTGTTTGGCTCTTTTCTGCATGACATCTCGGAACGCAAAGCTTCTGAAGCCAAAGTCCGCACGTTGTATCAGGATCTGGAGCAGCGGGTGCAGGAACGCACTCAGGAACTGGCACTGGCCAACAAACAATTAAAAGAAGAGGCCGCCAGCAGACAGCGATTGTATGAACAGGCGCAAACCGCGAACCGCCTGAAAGACGAATTTCTGGCCACCGTTTCGCATGAACTGCGCACTCCTTTAAATGTCATTCTTGGGCACAGTGATATTCTGAAAGACCCCGCAACAATACCGGAAGAAGCTCAAGCCTCTATCAACGCCATTCATCGCAATGCCCAGATTCAAGTGCAGATCATCAGTGACCTGCTGGATGTTTCACGTATTATTTCCGGCAGGCTGCAACTGCACGTGAAACCCATTGAAATCGAATCCGTGGTGGAAGCCGCTTATGAAAGTGTACAGATTGCAGCAAAGTCAAAAAACATCAAGGTGCGCGTGGAAGGCCCGGAGCGGATCAAAGCTGTCGGCGGCGATCCTGAACGCCTGCAACAGGTCCTGTGGAATTTGCTTTCCAATGCCATCAAGTTCACTCCCAAGGGTGGCAACATCACCGTAAGACTGTCCAACGTGGAGTCCCGGGTGCAGATAGATATCATCGACAACGGCAAAGGCATTGATCCGGATTTTCTTCCCTATGTTTTTGAGCGCTTCCGTCAGGAGGACGCCACCACCACCCGCCGCTATGGCGGGCTGGGACTGGGACTTGCCATTGTCCGGCACATCGTCGAGGGACACGGCGGGACTGTTTCAGCGAGCAGCGCCGGTCCCAATCAGGGAGCCAAGTTCACGGTGACGTTGCCGGTGCTGGCCGCGCAGTTGCACGAAGGATTTACAACCAGCCACTTTGGTTACGAGAACTTTGTGGAAACAAATCCCGAACACCCAAAAACTCTGGATGAAGTTCGCATCATGATCGTCGATGATGATGCCGACACCAGAAATCTTTTAAGTATTGTGTTGAAAAAAGCCGGAGCGAACGTCGTGACGGCGGACTCAGCCCAAAAAGCATTCGATCTGTATCAGGTTTTCAATCCCCAGATTCTGCTCAGTGATATCAGCATGCCTGATGTGGACGGATACAGCCTGCTTAAGATGATTCGCACTTTACCCAACACGGAAAATCTGTGGGCCGTGGCCCTGACTGCACACGCCCGTCCTGAAGAACATGAACGCGCTCTGGCTGCGGGCTTTCATGTGCACATCGCAAAACCGGTTCAGACTTCCGAACTTATCAATACCATCTCGGACCTGCTCACCTCTGGTGACAAGAATTCTTCATTACAAGATCGCACATTGTAA